GTAGGCTTAAAAACAGGAACAATGAGAAAGATATTGAGTCCATATGTATGTGTGGTAAAGgaatgaaaataaagaaatatacaaGAAAAAACAGGAAAAGACAACGTCATCAGTAATTAGTGAAAAGATAATTCaagtaaaatatataaaataaaattttaattcgACATAATCGGTTAGTATCAATACTGACGTCTGTTAACCATTTTAACTAGAAGAAAAAATGTGTCAATAAGaaaaattttattaataatGCTTTATTATTGGAGGTATGTAAAGAAAACAAATTCGGGGGGGGGATCAAATTTTTGAGAGAAATATTCCcgattaaaaatataaaactcAAACAGAGAATTATAGGTTATTGGAGTACAGTGATTTCAAATAACAAAGTATATAATGGAAAAACAGTCTTCAAGAACTGAATCATATCTACAGTTTAAATGTAGTTCCTTAAAAGAAAACGAATGTAACTTACCTCTCTTCAGTAAACCAGAAATCTTGAATTTTTCAAATGACATCGCATACACACATAAcgtgaaaaataaatatttttggaTAGTTAACATGAAATCTATTTTCAGACAACAAAAATGAAGTTGTCCCACATTAATTGATGTTGGTAGCTGAAAATGGTATACTTTATGTTCATTAAAATACTTAGTTTATTGTAATATCTGTTCACGTTTAACTTACAACACAATTGACAGAGATGAATAAGATAAGGCCATACAATTCATTATACGCCTATGTCCCATCGTTACTAAACATAGACGATACCAAAGATCGACATTTATAATATTGTGTCTTTTTCGCGGTTGGATATGGATATGGAGGAGATTTCTTTAAGGTATTCACATAACAGTTTGCTGGATTAAAACAATTAACAGGTGTTTCACTGAATTTTACATCCTGAAGGTTATTTTTCTGATAGCAGCCTCACTAAGAAGTCTGAATCAAATAACAAGTTAAAGTTTTTAAAAAGGGATTTGAGCCACAATCATTTTGTGAAAGCTATAGTTTGATTTCCTTTTGAAATCTTCAATTTTAGAGTATTATTATTTTCGGGATTTTACAACGCTTTAATTCTCACTAGGTAATTCGACTCAAAACTGACTATTATGTTGTGGTTGTTGTATTGAACCTGTGGAGAACGTCGGTAGGTTACTGTGATTTACAAGCTTTAGCCTAGTAGATAAAGTGTTTGACTTTCAGACACGAAGTCACAGGTTCGAACTCCCGTCCAGCTACCTCGGTTTTGACAATTAGATAGTGTTACTAGACCTCACATTTACAACTCAACTAAAAGTAAAGTATACAAGTCTGTACTAGATATATTACTTAATAGTAATCAATTATCTCTGTAAACGTATTGCTGAATAACCAGAATCAGAATACCACAAGAAGTAGGTAGATATATTCGAGTGAAACACAAAAGCTGTAACAAACTTAACAGTAAAGCAGGTTTCATAAaacaatatttcaaaataaaaaggtTTGGTAGGCTAATAATTATCACAATATACCAGTTTTTATACTCTTCAGATTTTGCTGAAAATAATGAAACTCTAGTGCCGAGTGCATAGTTCAACTACAAGTTATGGCTTTTGTGTGAATGATAATGATGGTAAGTGATGGCCAGAAACGAAGTTTGTAAGGAGGAATGGGTGAACATCAAATCTAGTAATCAAAATTAACCTAATCCTCACGACTGATACATCTTTCCAAAATACCAAACAACTTAAAAGTGAATGATCGTGCAGCTGGTGAAAATGTGTTGACCGGAAACTAGAAGgaatataatattatatatatagtctCATCCAAACATGGTTACcggtacatgaataaatatataattttatttcgCTTTGTCTATTCACTCAATACTGAATAGTGAAAAGGAAGTGAAATGGAAGgtagaaaatataaaaattgaCCTCATATGAGATGGATTATAAGGTTACTTCATTAAACTCAGTCCGACATCTTTTATAAGTTGAACTTATTCTTCAATCTCTCAACGCATCACACACataaacactaataacagcGGTCAACCAACACTCAAGATAAAGTGATATAAAATAGCACTACTAGAAAATACACTACCCAAGGTACTTTCAATGGCAACAAATTAGAATCTATCATTCCACAATTCATATGACTTCATAGTTTTATACTAGCATTTTTAGCGTATGTTTGTTTACAATGAACTgaatataaaaaacaaatctATGCACTTAGCCTGCATTTTATTCTTTACACGAATAACAACTTAGCGATAAAACTTGGGTCAAGATAATTTATGAACCATGTCTTCTGAAATAGCATACCCTAAATTTTGAATGCTAACTTCACTTTGAATCAATCTTACTAtccctgtaaactggcatgttCTGTAATCGTTTGCAAAATATGAAAGACAAGGATGATTTTTAGTAGATACTGGATAGTAAATCAATTCTTGGACTGAGTTGGcagattgccaatgcctcaacAGTGCATACGTTTttgattcgacctccctttGATCCAATCCTATGACTGCgtagattattttaaagaaaGAGTCCTTCGGAGCGATGTGTCCAGAGTCGATTAAATGCTCCTGTGTTGAACTGGTAATTGTTAAGGATTCTCCTTTTAAAAATTAGTTTCACATACATAgttcacacatacatatatgGTTACCGAGTTCTATTTTCAGATCATTTTTAACGGGAACAAATAAACAACACTGTAAACAGTTTGACTTTTACATGAATTTAAATTGAGCTAAAACTGAACATTTATATTTCCTTTATTTCAGGTGCACATCAATGCTTATGATGAACAGTGCAACTATAAATATGAATCAAACGTTCACAAATAATTGGGTTGATGAAATCAATCCTAAAGCCAACTTATCGAATTtaccaatttattcaaaatctgATCAATTACCAACATCTAAAGCACATATTTTTCCGACATCTTTACAATTAAATCAACCGAAATATCAAACATCACAATctctattattatttgatttctCTTCAGATCTAGGCAAAACTGAGCATTCATCGCATCGTATACCAAGTTGGCGTAATTTCCTAATTTGTATTTACACTCTATTAACAATATGTGGTGCAACattcaatttaattttaatatttgccTTGTTAAAATTTAGAAAACAAACATTATCGCACAATATTACAAATTTGTTTGTATTATGCTTAGCTGTATCCGATATATTTTTGTGTTCGGTGAGTATGCCGATACAATTATATTATGAAATGACAGAGAATCACAAACCAAGTACAGATTTATGCCGAGTATTATTTAGTAGTTTCGGTATACCAATGTACATATCATGTTTAACTATTTTATTAATTGCATTTGATAGATATCGTCTTATTGTTTATCCATTAAAAACACAATTAACGCCGAAAGCAGCATTTGGtctaattattattgtcatattATTTAGTGCATTGAATTCAATACCAGTTGCATTACAGGTAAATAGTGAAGGTgtaaatgattatcattattgtgtAGAATCATGGCCAAGTCCACAATTACGATTTGCTTATTCTGTATCCATTTTTGTTATATTAGTGCTATTACCGTTAAGTGCATCAGGTGGATTTTATTTAGCTATCTATCGACGATTAAAACAACGACCTTGTCAATTAAATGCTAGTAAAGAAGCAGAAAAACGTAAAAGGCGTACAACTAGTTTATTAAGTAATAACAGTTGTTGTGTTTTGCAGTCTGTTGGACGACCATGGTgttcatattcattattattagaagtACAAGCTTTATTAAATGTTGAAAATGATTTACCATCAGCAAGTACAtatgatttaataaaatttaatcaatTATTCAATTCAAGTCAACAAACAAATCATAAAGATGATGAAACATGGAAATACTCTATTGGTTTGAAAACATGTGAAGATCTTCTATGGTATACAATGAACCAATCATTACCTATTATgaatgaaaattttacaatgaaTTCATCGATTGACTTAATGAAACCAAACATGAATATTATACCGGGGAGACACATAAAAATTATTGATctcttattaaaattatttgcaATGGGTTCCGCCTGTGTCAATCCATTGTTGTATGGATGGTTAAATGAACCGATACGTGTAGTAATGCGTAGACAATACAGTAGATTTGAAGGATGCTTTAAATGCTTTAAAATTAGCCGACGTCGTGGAAACAATAACAAACATATGAAAAACTATGTAGAGGAACAAAACTTACAAAAAAGACCATTAATTAATATATCTTGCTTTGATAAACataaatcaacattattatcatcatcatcatccaaattttTGACACCTTCACACTTCATTAAATCCAATTCAGATTATGATACGAAACCAAAATTGATAATTGACAGACCAAAAATTGGCAGTAAGCAACTAAATGATGCTCGGTCAATGTGTTATACTGAAGGAGATACTAATCTTAATAACAAAGACAGTTTAAATCAAATAAtcttaataaaaaatattaaactTGATTCTGATACTGGCATTTTAactaacaatagtaataatactgtCGACATCAATTGAGGCTCATCTGATTTACTGCCATTCAAAAAAGCCTTAAATTTAGAAGGAAATAAAGATGCTAAACACCATGAGTTAATAAATTATAACTAAATGTATTCAATTGTTAGAGTAAACCactaaattatttacatttaattccttaattttttttcacaaaTAAAACAGAACATTCCACACTCCATATACAAAGGAACAAAGAATCTGTTAACTTTTATGTATCCAAGgatgaagaatgaatagatgGTAAGTGAATATAAACACGTTCTTTTCTCTTATTTAAGAAAGATCGCAGATAAGAATAACTCCATTTATGAGATGTTTCAATCAGTGCAACTCAACGAAGACTAAGAAAACAACTAGTAAACATAACGAGAACGATCATTGTCAAATTCATGTACTTCTGTAACAACATCAAATTATCTTGTTCGCGTGCAGAAAATCGATTACCGAAGagataaaaaagaaacaatatgATTTGTAGCAAACTCAAGAGAAAGATACTTCAAACATTTCATACAAAACTAAGAGTAATATAATTTGTGGACTTGTTGATTACTCCATAAATGTATGCCTATTGTAATGGCTGAGATATATATAACGTATGCTTAGCCCCACCTACCTTGAAACCAAAGTAGACTGGGAAACAGACTATGACCAGGCCAAATAATATCGCCAGTGTGCAAAGTAGTTGATAGTTTGCTTGATTTCCGTATGAAAATTCACACATCCTGGATATAGTTTTGAAGTCCATCGTAACTCGTAGTCTACGATCGCAAAATGACATATCTAAAATGTAATCTCAGTGAAACAGATAATATATCTTATTTCTAAGTAACAAATATAAATTATCTATAAACTAATAAGAAAAGCTTAGACTCATTGAAACGTCTAGTGAAAAAAAGAACACAATCCTGAGATTATATACTAAACTTGATCAATGTTTCAATCAGAATACATGACATAAGCATTAAAACGTAATAAGAGTAATAGAATCTTAGATAATGCTGAGTACATCTTCTTTaaaagtatttatttttataacatCACAATTATCTACGCATAAAATCAAGCAATAATACGCAAATAATAAACCTGACAACACAGCATATATGTTGTTTACACGCATTTGAAAGCCGTTTTgtcccagtggtctagaggtcaagcgatCACACAAgaatgaaggtcctgggttcaagtcccacgtGCAGAATCGCGGGCGCGCACTGTTGAGCAGTCCCattaccaggacgaaacggccgtccagtgcttctagatttttaaTGATGGCCTaaaattgatcggttcatgatctttttttgttgttgaagaaATGATGATCAGTTCGactttgtttatttcaatgGATAATAACGAAAATATTAGTTATATGCAATGATGAGAAGAAAGAAATCCTTCCTGTAATTTAATGTTTGCTAGTTTTCTAATGAAAAGGTATCACAAttaaatgattgataattattaGGGTGAAGAATTTACTAATGGTTCAACTTCTTTTCTGCCCTAAAAATATTTATGGATGAAAATTAATAGCTACAAACAGATATGCTAAGTTTCATaagtaaacaaagaaataaattgatttagatatatatatatatatatatatatatatatgaacgagAAATTGATATATAAAGCCAGTAGTGAGAACAACACTATCTATTTATGATTTAACTGTAGCATTTCCTGTAAGGTTTATTAAATGCTGATACTTATTTGAGGATGAAAGCTCAACGAACCAATCTAATGAATCCATCCTCTTGTTGTCTAGAGTAAGAAGTATTACActcatatataaaaaaatatgggTTAAGGAGAATAGAATATGTTAAACGTTTATTATACCAGCTTATTTTTACATATAACATTTAAGGAAATAAGATTACTGAATCATTTTGTCGCTAGATTTTAACCAGGAAAGTTCGCCATCCATACACAACTCAATAGACTACATCAACCAGTAGTGTCAGGCCTCAACTCAGTCACTCAGTGTACAACGCTATGGAAAATCCCGTAATACACCACTGACAGATAATGtacaaaaatttaaaatttgttttaagGTCAAACTTACGCTATAGATGATGAGAAAACTTGATATTCTTTCTATAACCTTACTCTCTCTGTAGTATTTTCAATTAtcactattcatttatttatttgacagTTCTTCATTCTTAAATAAAATAGTTCTATAAACAACTGCATAGTCAGATTATTAAGAGTGAATCGGGTCAATAcgtaaatcataatttttaaaccaacttcatattttcaaatatatatatatatatatatatattggtaagTTGATATTAACACACTATAAAACTGCTAAGAAACATTCCCTTC
This genomic interval from Schistosoma mansoni strain Puerto Rico chromosome W, complete genome contains the following:
- a CDS encoding putative neuropeptide F-like receptor — its product is MNQTFTNNWVDEINPKANLSNLPIYSKSDQLPTSKAHIFPTSLQLNQPKYQTSQSLLLFDFSSDLGKTEHSSHRIPSWRNFLICIYTLLTICGATFNLILIFALLKFRKQTLSHNITNLFVLCLAVSDIFLCSVSMPIQLYYEMTENHKPSTDLCRVLFSSFGIPMYISCLTILLIAFDRYRLIVYPLKTQLTPKAAFGLIIIVILFSALNSIPVALQVNSEGVNDYHYCVESWPSPQLRFAYSVSIFVILVLLPLSASGGFYLAIYRRLKQRPCQLNASKEAEKRKRHLLWYTMNQSLPIMNENFTMNSSIDLMKPNMNIIPGRHIKIIDLLLKLFAMGSACVNPLLYGWLNEPIRVVMRRQYSRFEGCFKCFKISRRRGNNNKHMKNYVEEQNLQKRPLINISCFDKHKSTLLSSSSSKFLTPSHFIKSNSDYDTKPKLIIDRPKIGSKQLNDARSMCYTEGDTNLNNKDSLNQIILIKNIKLDSDTGILTNNSNNTVDIN